The nucleotide sequence CACCAACCGGAAGAGCTGGTATGATGTCGCCCCGACCTTGGCCAAGTCATCAACAGTCTACCTCTTTGATCTTATCGGAACAGGTAACTCCCCGGCCCCTGCTGACTGGCCTTATACGATGGAGGCACAGACAGAGATGATGTATGTCTTTATCAGGGACAACGACTTGGCGAATATCGTCCTGATAGGGCATTCCTATGGCGGTGGGGTCTGTTTGCTGCTTTTGCAAAAATTGCTTGAGAATGGCTATGATGAGCTTGTGAAAAAACTTATCTTGATCGCTCCTGCTGCGTATCCTCAACCCTTACCTTTTTACATCGCTCTCCCCCGCATCCCATTGATCGGGAGGACGATCTTGCAATTCCTCAGCGCTGAATTGCAACTAAAAATAGCATTCAATATCGTATTGAAGAACCGCAAGGTCATTACAAAAGAACGCATAAAACGATATAGCGACAATATTCGCCAACCGAGGTATCGAAAGGCCCTGATCAAAACGGCGCTGAACGTTCTTCCCCAGGGAATAGAACGTGTTATTGAAAAGATAGAAAAGATACGCCTGAGCACCCTGCTGATATACGGGAAAAATGATTCTGTTATCTTGCGAAAAAACCTGGAAAGATTATCATCCAGACTCCCCAACATCGTAACCAAAAAAATTATGTAC is from Candidatus Electrothrix sp. GW3-4 and encodes:
- a CDS encoding alpha/beta hydrolase; amino-acid sequence: MGAGPNTLLLLHGFGTNRKSWYDVAPTLAKSSTVYLFDLIGTGNSPAPADWPYTMEAQTEMMYVFIRDNDLANIVLIGHSYGGGVCLLLLQKLLENGYDELVKKLILIAPAAYPQPLPFYIALPRIPLIGRTILQFLSAELQLKIAFNIVLKNRKVITKERIKRYSDNIRQPRYRKALIKTALNVLPQGIERVIEKIEKIRLSTLLIYGKNDSVILRKNLERLSSRLPNIVTKKIMYCGHVPHEEHPQLVADMISAFLCE